The proteins below come from a single Vicinamibacterales bacterium genomic window:
- the rhaI gene encoding L-rhamnose catabolism isomerase, which yields MLIDQELITEQNTELEPELFSDFEHLGAYLERRGVAIDGVVQRVRAFTVAIPTWGVSTGGTRFSRFPMPGEPRNIFERLEDCAVVQQLGRATPRVSPHMPWDHVDDIHALRLHAEALGLGFDAVNSNTFQDQLGQDHSYKYGSLTHTDPAVRAQAITHNLECIAIGEQLGSTALTVWIADGANFPGQQHFALALDRYLGSMREIYAQLPEGWKVFLEHKLYEPALYATVIADWGTSYFCAESLGPKAQCLVDLGHHAPTTNVEMIVARLIQLGKLGGFHFNDSKYGDDDLDTGAIDPFRIFLVFNELIDAEVRQVDGFAPAYMLDQSHNVTDPIESLIESTAAVQRALAQALVVNREALAVAQETNDALGAARLLREATQINVEPIVQRARLDAGGAIDPVTVYRASTYRKDKVTTRPAERGGHSGIV from the coding sequence ATGCTGATCGACCAAGAGTTAATAACTGAGCAGAACACTGAACTCGAACCCGAACTGTTTTCAGACTTTGAACACCTTGGTGCGTATCTAGAACGCCGCGGGGTAGCGATCGACGGAGTTGTGCAGCGTGTGCGAGCTTTTACCGTAGCAATTCCCACCTGGGGCGTTAGCACGGGTGGCACACGATTCTCGCGATTTCCAATGCCGGGCGAACCGCGCAACATCTTCGAGAGACTCGAAGATTGCGCTGTGGTACAACAACTCGGGCGAGCGACGCCGAGAGTCTCACCACACATGCCGTGGGACCACGTGGATGATATCCACGCCCTACGCCTGCACGCTGAAGCACTCGGCCTGGGATTCGATGCTGTTAACTCCAACACCTTTCAAGACCAACTTGGGCAGGACCACTCATACAAGTACGGTAGTCTGACGCATACCGATCCGGCGGTGCGCGCGCAAGCGATCACGCACAACCTTGAGTGTATTGCGATCGGCGAACAGCTCGGGTCAACGGCGCTCACAGTTTGGATCGCTGACGGCGCGAATTTTCCTGGCCAGCAGCACTTTGCCTTGGCGCTTGATCGCTATCTTGGGTCGATGCGTGAGATCTACGCGCAGCTGCCTGAGGGCTGGAAAGTGTTTCTTGAGCACAAACTCTATGAACCGGCTCTTTACGCAACAGTCATTGCGGATTGGGGCACGAGCTATTTCTGTGCCGAGTCGCTGGGGCCGAAAGCGCAATGTTTGGTCGACCTCGGGCACCACGCACCGACGACCAACGTTGAAATGATCGTCGCCCGCCTAATCCAATTAGGAAAGCTGGGCGGATTTCACTTTAACGACTCAAAGTACGGTGATGACGATCTCGATACAGGCGCTATCGACCCGTTTCGCATCTTCCTCGTGTTCAATGAGTTGATCGACGCTGAGGTGCGACAAGTCGATGGGTTCGCTCCAGCCTATATGCTTGATCAATCGCATAACGTAACTGATCCGATTGAAAGCTTGATCGAAAGTACAGCCGCAGTACAACGCGCCCTGGCGCAGGCACTGGTAGTTAACCGTGAAGCGCTAGCGGTCGCGCAGGAGACAAACGATGCGCTCGGTGCTGCTCGGCTATTGCGGGAGGCGACCCAGATCAATGTTGAGCCTATCGTCCAAAGAGCTCGGCTAGATGCAGGCGGTGCAATCGACCCTGTCACGGTCTATCGTGCATCGACTTACCGGAAGGACAAAGTAACCACGCGCCCGGCGGAGCGCGGCGGCCATTCTGGCATCGTGTGA